From the Cucumis sativus cultivar 9930 chromosome 5, Cucumber_9930_V3, whole genome shotgun sequence genome, the window ATTGTTTTATATCGAATGTTTGATATGCATTTAGTCATTTTGGTGACAGTACGGACTAAAAGTAGTTAGGTATGCAATTAGAACTTCGATTACAGTTACTTTTGCAATTGtcattttagtttgagaaaaGCAGACTAACAGAAACAAATTAGTGTGGTAAGTTCgagttttaaatatatttgatgaattaattttaaactgataaaatttagatataattagatatataatgATCAAACTAgaaatttctttaaagaatactttaattatgttttttcaaaatcctcaattgaaaattgttacagaaaaaagaagaagaagaagaagaattgttTCAAATAACTGGTGTGTGTCTatgtatatttcaaaataataaactattattGGATCTATCACACATTAACACATTTAATAGAGTTCACAATACCTTACGGTGGAAAACAAaactttgtcattttttaaaaatattttgactcattttttcatatttggagcaacaaaaatataataaatcaaatcattatatttctgtttttaatctatataccaaattttagtttaaaatagaaataacttcattatgaaattgaattattgttgttataatAAGCAGATCATATAATGGGGGGAAATGATATTTGATGAAAATACAATAGTAAGAAATGTGTTAAACCTACCAAAAAAGGATTATAAGTAAactaattacccttatataCCATCAACTTCTAATTGGATTCGGTTCTCCCAATACTTTTAATACCTTCTCCTTAAGAAAGAACAACAAgagtaacaatttaattattggaGATCCATGTcgatcaaaatgaaataattgactccaaattttctaaatttcgttgttagttttttaaaaagaaaaataatttaaaatgttatcaaGTTTAAACAACTATTACCACAAAATAAGgggaaaatataatattaaataacatataaaatataaaatataagaaaatagtaaagaaGCAATGATGAATGTtatgaaaggaagaaaaaaaattaataaataaaaatgctaattataaaaaagtaaatacaaatatataaagaataaagctTAAGTATAAATTATCctatggaaacaaaaaaaaaaaaaggagagagagataaaGATAAATAACCATATCTGAAAGattatgtataaataaatgaaagagagactcacaacacaataaaaaaataaatgttagagaaaggaaataaatGCTAGAGAAAGGATGATAGGGTAAATAAGGCGaacaaataactaaataaagaaaaaaagaatgaaattcaaaacacTCAACTCTTTTATTGTTCGAAAGATAGATCATTGGAACGAAAGTCTTACCAAAACTGTTAAATaagttaagttttttttgtgtgttaaATTCTTAGCATTGTAAAAGagtttttgaacaaaaataaagatttagggttttgttgaaagagaaaacaaagtggaaaatgtagatttttttttttttttttaagaagagaTGAAAGCTAAGAGAAGTAGTGTGTCTATGAAGCATAGATATTTGGATGAAGAAGAGGGAATTATTTATAGCCAAAATCATCTTATCTTAGTAAATATAAAAGCTTGGATGAggagcaatttttttttccatttttgacCTTCTTTTAGAAAGTAGCTTATGTAATTAGGTAGATGACAATgtcttttctctctcctattttaattttgttaattgatgaaaaaatgagatgattttatgaattaattaggCTAATTGTAATTTATGAATAACTAATAGATTAAGAAAACCAAAAGTTTTTCCAACTTCTAATAGCTCACAAAAATCGAAAGTCTTACCAActttaatagctaaattagaaaaactgAAAGTATTTTCAACTTCTAAAACGTAAATATAATGAATAGTTTATTTACCTTATCAACTAATTATGCTCATCGTAACTAATGAACAATTTTATAGgtaagaaaatcaaaaggtccatcttctaaataaaaagaattaataatacatttaaatattaattcacACACAAAATACAATGAATATGATCCTTTAAGAATTCTTAGATATGAATGGCTATAAAACCTCATTTTCTACATCCAGTTTGCACACAATTTGGACTAGCCTTTCAAATAAGAAGAATTTCTTCTGTTAAAAAAACGGTAACCCGACCAATCCGACTTACCCAACCCACTTCTGAAGGAATATCTTAGTTTCATGGCATGTTTTCAatcctaagttgtttatttcctttttaatttttaattttttggttttttactTGTACATATATAAGAAGAAAGCTTTGGGTTtgcattttcttaatttgtgttttttttaattgacttATCAGCTCTCTTCTCTAAAAGTTTCTAGAATTTGGTGGTTAATCAAAACCATTTAAAAGAGTTACCACTTTTAGTAATTATTCACCTACCTTATTTTGGAATagttaaataacatttattttttttagaaaaggtGGTTAATCACATCATTAAAAACTAActaaattaagataaaaattaacttatcgacaaattaaattaattttaaataagacTAGAAAAAATAGGTGGCTACAATAACaccaacaataataacaagaagaagaataacaacaataataagtaCAACTACTATTAGTACAACAacaagaataataacaaaaataaccacaacaacaaaaagaataataacaacaaaaagaataatagtaagaaaataataataagaagaagaacagAAACAATACTAATATAatagaataacaaaataataataataataacaacaagtacaataataataacaataagaataagaataactTGTTAGATATTTTGAAGATGTCTGCaagataaaaaattagtatatctataaattttctaaaatagagGTAGAAGCATCACTTAAATCACATAATACAAAAACTATAAGATTCAAcatttaaagttttgaaaattgcaAGATACATGtgatataaaaagaaacaaaaaaacaaagaaaagtgTTAAATATGTGTTAAACAaccttaaattatttatagaattaattttgagttaaataattaaggtttaaacatttcaataaaaaatattaaaaattaaaaagattatttataataataataataataataaaatataaatatttttctaaatagcgagaaagttttttcaaaagtgacatgattattaaaaataagaagacAACTCGAGATGAAAGAAGTTAGCTAGAGAAAGgtgagagaaaagaaaggaaaagaaagttttttttttaagggaagaagaagaactaATAACTCTTGCTCCTTATCAAATTCATGCATGACTAGGTTAGCATGTCAATCTAGTTTGATGTTTCCCTGtatagtaattttaaaaacttagagTTGAATCAATTGAATGtcaattaaacacaaaaaaaaaaaaaaattagagattttATATAATGGAACTTAATGATaatggtaaattaaatttaatattgcaTTCCGGTTAAAAcaattagaattaattaatcacGATAGTTCGAACTAAATTGTTTACATGAACATTGTATGTAATTAAGTAAtgataattgaataaattactacttttaaaaattgagggGAGAAATTAACCTAAACTAGAttcttttgtcaaattttctttattttatttttctttttacaatttattctCTTGCTACAATTTCTATGCAAAACCCTCCTTAGGTTATcttatgtttgaaaattaatttgtataagAATCAATTTGCTCTGTGCGATCAACTTGGACTTGTCACTAAAACTAGTTATTGATGTGTGATTCAGTATATTATTTGGTGTAAGTTTGGGCGACAAAACCCGCTAGTCAAATGTCTCATTCTCTATTAAGTTTACGTGTTTTTTGGGTCATCTTTAATTATCGACCTCAATAACAAATGGTTTTAGTGGGAAAGAAAGAGTCACATTATTGTCATATAAAACATAGTgctgtttttctttctccataCTAAACGGGAAAAGGTGAAATAccttttttgaatttttgtctAACATAAGCCGTTTAAAAGTAGCTCACAATTGTCAAATCTAATTAAAGTAAAACCATGTAATTGGTTGAATAAATCAAACatgaagtaagaaaaaaacaataatataaataacaaatatatagaaaCACTACTGGTATTACTCTAATTTAATCTAATGGAAAATATTCCAAGTTAGTCAATTTATTCTGTAGTTCCGACATATCAATTGTTTCAACATCGACAGCAGCTTCAGATTCAATAGTGTGGAGGAACCTGTCGTTCTTCCTAGTAGAATGACAACTAATGATTTGAAGATTTTGAgtaattagaaatttgataaGATTGGAAAGTGGAAGCCTATGGTGTGTAGCTGTGTCTAGAAGAATTTGAACTCCTCCACATGATCTTGGCATCACTAGCACACTATCCCTTTTTGAGGAGTTTAATGTTTCGATTGTGGTAATGTTCCTGGAATCCTCACCAtcttcaatattctttttaagctCATCTCTCTTGTTTCTCAGCATTTGAATCTTGGTTTGCATGTGTTGTATGTATTTCACTGTCTCATGCATGTGATCACATATCGATCGCTTTCCCTGTAATTTTTCacatacaaatattataaccatttttatttaatttttcttttaagttctCTTGTGAAATGCAATAGGCCAAATAATGGGGGATTTTGAAATTCTATATTATCAtgatagtttttgtttttctcgaACTCTCtcaaaatctttctttttcatctactttcaaagtatatatatatatatatatatatataataaaataacatttgatGAGGCACCGATGAGTTTTACCTTGAGATATTCCACCGGGAGAAGTGAGCGAAGAGCGGCGTAAAGAGTGGACATTTCTTGCCTTCTTTGGCGTTCAACATCTCTGTGgataatcttcttctttttatgttcGTTTGGGTTCGGGTTCTCGTCCTCAATATCGGCCGAAGTGTTCGGGGACTTCCGCCGACGACCTTTTTTTGGCTTTTCGGAGATATTTCTGTTGGTGTTGTTGATGGAAGCGATCAATGGAGGGTGATCAGCAACAGAAAGGTGTATAGGGGAAAGAGAAGGGAGTGGAAATAACTCATCTACTTGATCAAAAGGGAATGGAGATTGTATACAATCCAAGTCcatagagttttttttttttcttttaatatcaaatgggtttaagagaggaagagaggaagagaggagGAGAATGGTGAGGAAGTTTTTGGAAATGGCACAATGTTTTGGAAATCTAAATACCCCTTTATTTATAGCACCAAATTGGGGATCCAAGTGGGTCAAAAATAGCTTAAagataatgtttttttttaatcaaataaattttgttcttttttcttcatatatatatgaaagataCTTTTGACAGACCAAtgaattgattaatttgatatataatcaTGAGATTCCTTTTGCTTGGTACTTTGTGCtgcttttttttcattttgttaggAGATTGGATCTTCCGTCTGCATGCGATTGTTGTATTAAAAACAATGATGTAagttttattgttattggttttgtaatgttttgattaatataattactttatatactttgaaaatgaaatcatttaaatttgatttggatccaatttatttttcttacacAAATTTTTCAGTTACAATTATACCATAAAATTGTACgttcaacaaatttctttaataatgCAAGTATAACAATGTCAGTTATCATTGAATTAAtcttacttttgaaaaaagtggagaaaagatagaaaaacaataatcacatatatattatgcaGGGTACTCGAATAAAAATGAGagtattgtatttttttattcaattgcAATGAAATCTtttatgatttcatttttgttgggATCTTCCTTACTAAAAGTATAACATACGACACATATGTTATTATCTCACTATCAtctattgattttgaaataaaattttatatacagTCTTATATGGTATCAAAGTGAAAGTTAGAAGCCTAAACGAAACcttatcttattaaaaaaataaaaattgaaatatcatcaaagtaaaaaaagtataacaaTAAAAACTTATCTTACCGATATtgtaagttatatatatagacttaagactatttattttgttgtcaatttaatttagagaTGGACCATGAACGTGAAGATAGTCGaacttaatataaattatattagtgattataacaaacaaagacaaaaagtAAAGTTGGTGAAGTAATAGTGTCCAAccataaatcataatttaactattcaattttgtcattaATAGTCCCTACCAACACTAAATCAAGAATTTCTCGTTAGTcacaatatattttgtaaaattttaatcacacATTGGACTTCTAAgctatcaaaatttcatagtttaattaattagtgcaCTTGTAATAATTACTTTCCTTCTAAAAAACAAcctctttttaatttagacatatttgataatatagtaaaatctgtcactaataaaataaaatattcatacaAATGTGgtaatgataaaattaacatCTAACACGATCATAgatcttattatatatatttgtacgtatttttttaaaagatttttctatatattttattattattttaaaaatggttatcgattataattataaaatttaaattaatgagtAACGTGTATTACACGCGTCTATAATCAAATGATTTAgcataagaaaagaaaataattatattagggTCAAAATTACTTCcatatatgaaaaaacaaGTGATAGTATTTGGCCTTTAAATTATAAGTCACTTTAAGCAGAAATGATTTtcaagtgatttttttttttgtcagtGATTGATtggtaaaataatttttgaatgaaatattatttcaaaggAGAATGATTAAGCTACACCTACCATAAATTTATATGcctctcattttctttgcattaagtaaaaattaattcttcaaaaattcCACATTATCACAAATTATcactcaatttttattctattttagattaaaattattttactttcttccctttttataattaaattaacttgtTTTACCAAAGCTTTAAATCTCTCTTTATTtgtataatcatttttttaattctctttatgttttttgtttttttcgaGCACCATTTTAAAACTTCTGTTCCCAAACTAgttcttttaaatatgttattctaaaatcaatttctttttaaaaaaatactctatttaaaatcatatttaaaaatgttcaaaatttaaggATGGATCAACTAAAACAAGTCTAGTTGAATCATAATTAGCATGATCTCCTTAGAGATCAGAGGTTGAATcctctaaaaaaagaaaaagaacatggatcaaacaacaaaatcatttataattaaaaaccaTGAAAGAAGCCATTAGAATGGAAatctcttttaaatataaatgatttaaaatttaaaaaaaactttccacggaagtaattataatgaaaatctCATCTGGAAAAGCTCttttactaattattttttaatttggtgtaTTTTTAGTTgctaaaaattattaataggATGATAAGATCCTATAACTTAGGTTTCATTCTTTCGTGATAAATATCACCATTTTGAGATGAGAGAACTCTCAATTTTCTATAACCTCAGCCGAAATTTAGGTTGACAATCTTCAATagatatttgtatatatacacGCGTGtatgacaaaaacaaacatatatatataatgaccTTTAAAGTAAACGAATTTGTTGAACTATCTTAAAcatgttatttgattttcttaacGATCGAAAGTGTCTagttatttgtattattttcgTTATTTATGATCGTTGTCTATTCATGTCATTGAATCTCTAATATATATGATAGTATAATTTCTTCATAGGGATAAATTGTTCTTTCTAATTATAGACACAACTAACACGCTATCTAATGAAGCACGTCAATCTTTGTATCATCGAtttttgaaccaaataaaagtaaaatagatCTCGAACCATCCATTTATAGAAACTTTCTCCACTAAAAATCTAAGATAGCTTACCAACTGAGTACATGTGCAGTTGGGAATGTACAAATCAATCACGATtgtattaatataatgaaattaaaggTCAAAAAGAAACGTAGAGCCACGAGATGCGGATCTCAATCACCGtatttttttgctttaaaCAATCTCATAAATTATTAATCCAACAAGAAGACAGACACCAATCATGCCcaatatttcttctttcccttCTCAAGATGGAAACCCATGCCCAgtttttttttgaagatattacaaaacaagaaaagctcaataaattattggtttagcttttattttaaaatgttaaattacagattaattataaatttttgttctaGAATACAACGCTTTACCACTAGAATTCAATCCGaatgattttatatttagtttcaGACACTTTCTAGGGAATGTAATTTAGTTGACGTAGAAGGATAGATCTAATGACTATGCTTCGAATAACTTTTAATTGTGTTAATACGTTTAGGATTAGTTGATGATCTTTAGGActcatttgtaatttgaataaCATTTCAAGTGTATTATATTCAACTTCTATCTAACAAAGTTATGCTTAAAtagaaatgaattttttaaaatttcatttttcaagtcAATCAATGGCCCctaattcaaagttttaaaattggaattttctctttaaaaatctgttgtgtaatatatatatttgattgcatttctttttttgagaggtggatattttaaagagaaataGTTATAGGTTTTCTTACTTTTTGGTCAATAACTTTGATGATttgagaattttaatttagctTACAActtacaagaaaaaaaactaatgattaatatgaaaatcgagaaagaaaaaaaggaaggtaTGAAAAATGAGTATAGGAGATACATTGTGAGTATAGGAGATGAAAAATGATGTATACACTTCAAAACATACTTATACTCTCAATGTATGGATGATGTATATGAAAACTTTTGGAGCCCATTTTGCCACACACAGGTCAGGGTGGGTTTGACGTTTGGGTCACTCTGCATGCACATGTGTGTGCTAGAGATTTGTTCTGTTATGTATTGGGAGATTACTCAGGGTATGGTATGACCAAAGATATTGTATACTTGGAGATTATTGCTAGGTCTATAGTATGACTATAGATTGttctattataaatattttaagactGCTGGATGCATGACTAAAGATTACTCTATTATTCCTTTAAAGGGTTAGGactattctttcaaaatttcaagaaaaactCCGctcaaaatttttaactttataggttgttttcaaatatagaaaaattcactagaaataaatcttaataaattattatatgtatcatttgatttgatagacacaaataatagtttattttggTCTATGGTGATTTTATCATCGATTATaatgctatatttgtaaatattttttaaaattatatcatttaaaacaatcatgGTATCTCTTATTTGGAAAATTTGTGCTTTACcacatattttgaaaatcttaCCATTTTTAGAGTTTCAAAATCTAGTTTGAATCTctatttaaaacaatcatgGTATCTCTTATTTGGAAAACTTGTGCTTTACcacatattttgaaaatcttaCCATTTTTAGAGTTTCAAAATCTAGTTTGAATCTCTAGGTCGGGCAGGGTGTGATAGGACCAACGGTAGATCTTAAGCATCACTGACCACAAGTGTCACAGTTTCTGCTGCATGATTAGCCACCATCGACTGTGATCGGATGGACCTCGGCAAGCTGAATGAGGTAAAACCTTGGGTCTCTGACTCcatgatattttattgaaatatattacGTGTGCACAAAGAGTTTTAGAATAGTGTACAcatgcaaaaataataataatgataattaaaaaaaatacaagaaagtTATTCAACAATTTACCTAATAAATAGAGATTGCAACATTTATGGTAACACACATTGGTTTTATTAAAGTTATTCAACAATTTACCACAACCTCTAAAAATGCAAGTCTGTCATTGTTTAAACCAAACTCATACAAACTTAACAGATATCGGACTTCTAACCAAGTGTTTAGCAGAAACCCATTTTAGATATCCTTCAGCAAACTCAGTCGAGGGACTGATTGAACCAATTCTCTTAAACGTCACTGAATATGTTGCTTTTTGGTTCAATGCCGAGAAAATTACCTTCCTTGGTCGGACTGTTACAGAAACCCCTTCCGGTGCTTCAATGACGACGTTATAAACTTCACGTCCACTGCCAACATAAGTAACCGTTCTCGAGAATGTTTGCACCTGTCCTAATTTGACCATAAATGATGGGTAGTTGAGTTCTCCTTCTGGGATGCTTGTTGTTGTTAAACAATCAATTGGTTTATGAGCAATAAGTGAAACTTGGTTATTGGTGTATCCTAATCCACAAAGATAAGGAATATAATCATCAGGTTGAATGTCATAAACCAATCCTGGGTCTACTGCTTTTGATGGGTTTACATGACCTGCTCCAATAGCGAACAAATCCGCAGGCTGCAAAGTTTGATCAACAATTGGGTTGCCTTCCAGATTTGTTATGTTAGCAGTTGTCATTATAGAGGATTTAATGGCAGCCGGTGACCAATCAGGATGAGCACTTTTGATCAGAGCTGCAATGCCACTGAGATGAGGACAAGACATGGATGTTCCTGAAACTATGTTGAATgttgattttgtgtttgtgttgttGTCTAATGGGAATGGCCATGCTGCTAAAATGCTGACACCGGGACCAGTTATGTCTGGTTTCAAGATGCCGGGGCTTGCGAGGCTGGGACCTCGAGATGAGAAAGCAGCTATGGCTGGAGAGAAGTCATCACCAATTGTGGTTCCTTTGAATACGATTGTGGCTGTTGGGTATGTTGTTGAGTTTATGTAGGCTTTGATTTTCAGTGCCGCTGTATGGCTGACATGGCTTGCCGGAAGAACATGAGCATCTGCTTCAGTAGTGAAGCCATCTGATTCTGCGTTGAGAAGGATCATGGCGGCGCCACCAGCATTTTTCACTTCAACCCCTTTTGCAATTCTCGCAATTCCTCCTCCTCTGTCGCATACTACAACTTTTCCTTTTACATCAATGTTTTTCAATGATCCTTCAGCACATAATGCTACCGTTTCATTCTTCTCACCAGGGAAAACAAGTGGTAAGAATGTTTGAGGAAAATCATTTGGCTGGAACAGAGATTCGCCATCGAATTCTTCTCCATTTCCAAGCTTTGCAGTCGCTGTGATTTTTCTATCAATTGTGCTAGCTGCAACTGTTAAAATCCATGGAGCTTCGTTGGACAATGTGGCATTAAAAGGACCTGAATTAGCAGCTGAGCAACTTACAAAAATCCCCTTTTGAATCGCTGCAAATGCACCTATGGCCGTAATGTCTGCGAAGAATGGTACTGGTGGGCCCCCGAGTGATATAGAGAGCACATCAACACCATCTTCAACCGCCGCGTCAAGTCCTGCGAGAATGTCAACATTAGAGCAACTTTCTCCAAAGCAAACTTTGTAAATGGCAAGGTGAGCTAACGGTGCCATCCCAACAGCAGTACCGAAAGCATTCCCTAGTGCCTCAGCACCGTCGACAAAAGTACCGGCTGCAGTGCTTGCCGTGTGAGTTCCGTGGCCATCTTCATCAATTGGAGAGTCATCCAATGTTGTTATCTTTCCCTTTAAGGCTTGTGATGCGAGATTCAAAGATCTTGCACCTATAAGCTTGTTGTTACAAGCAGAGAAATTAAACTCACATCTTCCTTTCCATTTGGCTGGCGGTTGCGGCATTCCCGCATCAACAAAGGAAGGATGGCTTGGTGTGATTCCACCATCTAACACTCCTATGATCACTCCCTTTCCAAAGTTCGAATCTTTCCAAAACCCAAATTGACGGTTCAATCCTAGAAAATTAGGGCTGTGAGTTGTGTGCAAATGCACTATCGTTTCACGTCTAGCTGACACAAAACCATCCTTCTCTTCCATCGCTTTCACGTGTTCTTCAGTAAGTCTTGCACTAAAACCACTCATGACATTTCGGTATGAATATAGCAAAGTCGGTTGCTCCTCTGAGTTCTCCAAACTCGTTGGTAAAAATGATCTATGCCAACTTTCAAGATCATCAACAACCTCCGGTTTCTTCACATGGACAATGTAAGTATGAAGATTACTGAATGGAAGCTCGGTTACTTGAGCCTCATAGACATGGAAGTTGAGtaagagaaggagaaaaagagaaggcAGAAGAACCATGGTTAAGACAAAAAGGCTAGGGCTTGATGGTGTTGGTGAACTCACACCAAAGAGGAAGTTTTATATTGTGACAAAGGGAGCAGTCATGGCCGGCGGTTGTGTAAGAAACTTTCGAAGGCATTAACATATTGCTATTGGAGGCTTCTGATTAGGCCTGCTAGGAGTTTTGGCAGGTTAAGTTAAATGATCCGTATTGATGACAATAATGTATGATaggatattttaattttactaacTATTTGTTTATTAGGCTTTGAAATGGTCGTTATGTAACTGTATGTTACAATGATTGGCAAATTTGAGGTTCATATGTGTCATTTTGTTATGAACTATGCTCTTGGTTTTTAGAAGGAATTAAAAACTGATATTTGTGGACTAGAGTTATTAAATTGAAGAACTCATATCCATAcgtttatattaaataagacTGAGGGtgaagtttgaattttgataatgCCTCAAAACATCAAGACAGCAAATTGATGTGGTGAAATCCGTCGTGGCTTGAAATATTAGTACAGCTAACTTTACACAGTTAAACTCTTTAACTTGGTTGAAATAAGGATGATCTGtcttttatgaaaaagaaacaggTCCTAGAAGTGTAGACTTGGTTTTTAACTCCTTCTGTTCGTAATAATCTTCTTCTATGATTTATTCTTCTGCATTATTTGCTCTCACAGCAAACATTCTTAACTCTCTTTCCCCTCTCGCTTTGCACTTATGCCCTAAGTAATATTTATCATCACATTTAAAGCATAGTTTGACATCTTCTCAGAATCAGTGAGTTTATGGATTTGAAAATATCGATCCGCTCGAAAAATCCACGAATCGAGATCGTCTCCACTAATTACCGGCatctctactttttttaatttacttcgATCAGACGccttctcctcttcttctttcttatttgcTTTTGCTTCGTCAATCAATTCGAGAACTGTTGCTTCACTTTCTTCCTTCTtattttcatagaaaatttACTGGAAGATCCTTCCGTATCGGACGTTGTCGATTTCTCGTTgatcaaacttttaatatacTTCATCAACAATTGATGTTGTTGTTTATCTGCTTGAGTATTCAATCGATCTAAGTTCTTCATCAATAACTGttgatgttgttgttgtttatcACAGTACAAGATATCGGAGTCCTCTCAACGCAAAAAAAGGCG encodes:
- the LOC101216904 gene encoding transcription factor bHLH118-like (The RefSeq protein has 2 substitutions compared to this genomic sequence) is translated as MDLDCIQSPFPFDQVDELFPLPSLSPIHLSVADHPPLIASINNTNRNISEKPKKGRRRKSPNTSADIEDENPNPNEHKKKKIIHRDVERQRRQEMSTLYAALRSLLPVEYLKGKRSICDHMHETVKYIQHMQTKIQMLRNKRDELKKNIEDGEDSGNITTIETLNSSKRDSVLVMPRSCGGVQILLDTATHHRLPLSNLIKFLITQNLQIISCHSTRKNDRFLHTIETEAAVDVETIDMSELQNKLTNLEYFPLD
- the LOC101208090 gene encoding subtilisin-like protease SBT1.2 isoform X1, with product MQSLSFSRLDAAVEDGVDVLSISLGGPPVPFFADITAIGAFAAIQKGIFVSCSAANSGPFNATLSNEAPWILTVAASTIDRKITATAKLGNGEEFDGESLFQPNDFPQTFLPLVFPGEKNETVALCAEGSLKNIDVKGKVVVCDRGGGIARIAKGVEVKNAGGAAMILLNAESDGFTTEADAHVLPASHVSHTAALKIKAYINSTTYPTATIVFKGTTIGDDFSPAIAAFSSRGPSLASPGILKPDITGPGVSILAAWPFPLDNNTNTKSTFNIVSGTSMSCPHLSGIAALIKSAHPDWSPAAIKSSIMTTANITNLEGNPIVDQTLQPADLFAIGAGHVNPSKAVDPGLVYDIQPDDYIPYLCGLGYTNNQVSLIAHKPIDCLTTTSIPEGELNYPSFMVKLGQVQTFSRTVTYVGSGREVYNVVIEAPEGVSVTVRPRKVIFSALNQKATYSVTFKRIGSISPSTEFAEGYLKWVSAKHLVRSPISVKFV